Proteins encoded in a region of the Panicum hallii strain FIL2 chromosome 3, PHallii_v3.1, whole genome shotgun sequence genome:
- the LOC112886521 gene encoding predicted GPI-anchored protein 58, whose protein sequence is MAAAGAALRLRLLYRMLRVGELLALVAFLSWSSSRVPSAAAAVLRLAGSLLLNARFVFVLGNAIVLLLVALSRHDLSVSSNQQTSTASATAANPPPPQAAPAASASFPSFATPAPTPSGTFLEEAASFATPAVPAPAAMEAPEAAAAPAAPETARAGTAFEDQPSVRASRLARAPRRSRSEKMGPRLARRAVSPELRRSESENGRRRRSSVTARDAQACWGMDDADEFRRTVEAFIAKQTRFHREESLTMAGAGAHCGADQAFACALAVVE, encoded by the coding sequence ATGGCGGCCGCCGGAGCAGCGCTGCGGCTACGCCTCCTGTACCGGATGCTGCGCGTGGGGGAGCTCCTCGCGCTCGTGGCCTTCCTCTCCTGGTCGTCGTCCCGCGTGCCGTCTGCGGCGGCCGCCGTGCTGCGCCTCGCGGGGTCGCTCCTCCTCAACGCCCGCTTCGTCTTCGTCCTCGGCAACGCCATCGTGCTGCTCCTCGTCGCGCTGTCGAGACACGACCTCTCCGTCTCCTCCAACCAGCAGACGAGCACGGCCAGCGCGACTGCCGCAAACCCACCGCCTCCGCAGGCCGCGCCAGCCGCCAGCGCCAGCTTCCCTTCCTTCGCCACGCCAGCTCCGACGCCTTCCGGCACCTTTTTGGAAGAAGCCGCCTCCTTCGCCACGCCGGCGGTTCCAGCGCCCGCGGCCATGGAGGCGCCGGAGGCAGCAGCAGCCCCGGCGGCGCCCGAGACGGCGCGCGCGGGCACGGCGTTCGAGGACCAGCCTTCGGTGCGCGCGAGCAGGCTGGCGCGCGCGCCGAGGCGAAGCAGGTCGGAGAAGATGGGCCCGCGCCTGGCGCGGCGCGCCGTGTCCCCCGAGCTGCGGCGCTCCGAGTCGGagaacgggcggcggcggcggtcgtccGTGACGGCGCGCGACGCGCAGGCGTGCTGGGGCATGGACGACGCGGACGAGTTCCGGCGCACGGTGGAGGCGTTCATCGCGAAGCAGACGCGGTTCCACCGCGAGGAGTCCCTGACCATGGCCGGAGCGGGCGCGCACTGTGGGGCCGACCAGGCCTTCGCCTgcgccctcgccgtcgtcgaATAA
- the LOC112888164 gene encoding putative pentatricopeptide repeat-containing protein At3g47840 — translation MLRQLVRSGKLADARSLFDAMPHRDEVAYATLLAGYAAAADFPGAMALFYRLRASSPPHAAADPFVLSPVFKACASAAADAGILRRAAALHAFAVRSSAVSSVFVSTALADAYAKAGRLELALQVFDEMPCKNVVSWTTLVASLARAGRRHDALRRFAEMRTSGVACDSHAYAAALTACVDAGLLPRGREVHALCAKLGLDATPYVANTLATLYARFGDVDRALATVSRMSSRDVAACTTLIASYVQTGRAEEAIEAFVRMLHDESSNSASPNEYTFSAVIAACANIERVYLGEQIHAQAARRGLSHARSVANSLVKLYARCGRLSAATDVFRESIVKDVVSWSAIISGYAQEGYAEEAFAMFSEMRHHSSCPRPNEFTLASLLSVCAGAAAMDTGRQLHALAVSAGLEHHAMIRSALIDMYGKSGSMSDADVVFSNRTNDDVISWTAMIVGQAEHGHSKGALELFEEMCRVGLKPDHVTFIGVLTACSHAGEVELGLRYLNAMSKRHGVEPSKEHYGCVVDLLGRAGRVHEAEELIGRISDDERDGVVWTSLLRACAARGAEETGKRAAKRVMEAEPWGSGAHVAMANLYASKGQWREAAQERHLMKRKGVVKGAGWSSVEVGGEDRGIGVFVSGDRTNPQDNAIIAMLNLMYYGAGMVCHIPDQLDLGSEVELTVN, via the coding sequence ATGCTGAGGCAGCTGGTCCGATCGGGCAAGCTCGCCGACGCGAGGAGCCTATTCGACGCGATGCCGCACCGCGACGAGGTCGCCTACGCCACGCTCCTCGCGGGCTATGCAGCCGCTGCCGACTTCCCCGGCGCGATGGCGCTCTTCTACCGTCTCCGCGCCTCCTCCCCGCCCCACGCTGCCGCGGACCCGTTCGTCCTCAGCCCCGTCTTCAAGGCGTGCGCTTCCGCGGCCGCCGACGCCGGGATCCTCCGGCGCGCCGCGGCGCTGCACGCGTTCGCCGTCCGCTCGTCGGCCGTGTCGTCCGTGTTCGTCTCCACGGCGCTTGCGGACGCGTACGCCAAGGCCGGCCGCCTCGAGCTGGCGCtccaggtgttcgacgaaatgccgtgCAAGAACGTGGTCTCGTGGACCACGCTCGTCGCCTCGCTGGCGCGGGCCGGCCGGCGTCACGACGCGCTCCGCCGCTTCGCCGAGATGCGGACCTCCGGCGTGGCCTGCGACTCCCACGCCTACGCGGCCGCGCTCACGGCGTGCGTGGACGCAGGGCTGCTGCCGCGCGGGCGCGAGGTGCACGCTCTCTGCGCCAAGCTCGGCCTCGACGCCACGCCCTACGTCGCCAACACGCTCGCTACGCTGTACGCGCGATTCGGCGACGTGGACCGCGCGCTAGCCACGGTCAGCCGCATGAGCTCGCGCGACGTTGCCGCGTGCACGACACTGATTGCATCCTACGTCCAGACCGGCCGTGCAGAGGAAGCCATCGAGGCGTTTGTCAGAATGCTTCACGACGAGTCATCGAATTCTGCATCACCCAATGAGTATACTTTCTCTGCCGTAATTGCCGCGTGTGCAAATATTGAACGTGTCTATCTTGGTGAGCAGATACATGCACAAGCTGCACGGAGAGGGCTGTCTCATGCCCGCTCCGTGGCGAACTCCCTTGTCAAACTCTACGCACGCTGTGGCCGTCTTTCAGCTGCTACTGATGTGTTCCGGGAGAGTATTGTCAAGGATGTCGTCTCTTGGAGTGCAATTATATCAGGATATGCACAGGAAGGCTACGCCGAGGAGGCTTTTGCTATGTTCTCTGAAATGAGGCATCATAGCAGTTGCCCTCGGCCAAATGAGTTTACTCTTGCCAGCCTCTTGAGTGTGTGTGCAGGTGCTGCAGCAATGGATACTGGACGCCAGCTGCACGCACTTGCTGTGTCTGCTGGACTTGAACACCATGCGATGATCAGGAGTGCGCTCATTGACATGTATGGAAAGAGTGGTAGCATGTCAGATGCTGATGTCGTATTTTCCAATCGTACTAATGATGATGTGATCTCATGGACTGCTATGATCGTTGGGCAAGCTGAGCATGGTCACAGCAAAGGGGCGCTTGAACTGTTTGAGGAAATGTGCCGAGTGGGGCTAAAGCCGGACCATGTTACGTTCATTGGTGTACTCACTGCTTGCTCTCACGCGGGGGAAGTTGAGCTCGGGTTGAGATACCTCAATGCAATGAGCAAAAGGCATGGAGTGGAGCCTTCAAAGGAGCACTATGGTTGTGTTGTTGATTTGTTGGGCAGAGCTGGTAGAGTACATGAGGCTGAGGAGTTGATTGGAAGAATTTCTGACGATGAAAGAGACGGTGTGGTTTGGACTTCTTTGCTTAGGGCATGTGCAGCTCGAGGGGCAGAGGAAACTGGAAAGAGAGCTGCCAAGAGGGTGATGGAGGCAGAGCCATGGGGTTCAGGAGCACATGTGGCAATGGCGAACCTCTATGCCAGCAAAGGGCAGTGGCGTGAGGCAGCCCAGGAACGCCATTTGATGAAGCGGAAAGGTGTTGTAAAAGGGGCAGGGTGGTCATCTGTCGAAGTTGGAGGGGAAGACAGAGGGATCGGAGTGTTTGTTTCTGGAGACCGGACAAATCCCCAAGACAATGCCATCATTGCTATGCTTAACTTGATGTACTATGGAGCTGGAATGGTTTGCCATATCCCTGATCAGTTGGATTTAGGATCAGAAGTGGAGCTAACAGTTAACTAG